A DNA window from Danio aesculapii chromosome 1, fDanAes4.1, whole genome shotgun sequence contains the following coding sequences:
- the LOC130222978 gene encoding adhesion G protein-coupled receptor E2, giving the protein MFCNTSMHNFYYQRYTNQSQFQSWCSSNYCNCYGNKDTCTCSSSTWSTCFCETYGKSIALTTAVSPVSDCVRYKDLYICTGAHYHMYCNTSVHDFYYNISHHHCSNMYCNCAGNKDTCACSSIAPSSCFCTNYTNNITIPAGVSPVYDCVLYKDTYVCTGAQYRMYCNTSMNSFNYRRNTNQCQMQCQNNNCNCTGNKDTCTCYNSTLSSCFCESYGNITALTTALSPVYECVHYSGLYICTGAHYQMYCNTSVHDFHYDRNHHHCFNNNCYCYCKKDTCACSTSAPSSCFSTNYTNNITIPAGVSPVHECVLYDDTYICTGAQYRMFCNTSMHNFYYQRYTNQSQFQSWCSSYYCDCNCNKDTCRCSRSTWSTCFCESYISTTTTTPSPTTPAPTITLPDQCKSQGGCLQDLLQQLENITQLPLSVVTKVLDVALNTSAVVSQSTDSKELMVNGNRVLQASEKLLSALVKPTETSDNVSFTLDTVEVKAFSIGPKFPSEHFPQLDTKNASMDIDLIGIAKSNEEKGSAAVAFMSFTTMENLLKADFFNTTNDTIKTMMSTVISATLPKTSNTTLTKAVNFTFRHIREFDPNGSLSCVYWNISEWIVDGCSVLNSNSSHTVCSCVHLSTFALIMQTSSSPPPSGLLDLLNLVCVIVGLVFLSLALLSFALCQWSPGVNNVARINICISLLSAHLLLLLTQQFLSLIRPQQVLCVVIAGLLHFLFLSAFLWMFIEAVLLFICVKNLSQISSKKREVLSSGFLCVIGYVVALVVVCVSIGLVPEGYGSEHCWIKTDEGFIWSFLGPVCVILALNMIFFIRIVIILNSHKTEQ; this is encoded by the exons ATGTTCTGCAACACAAGCATGCACAATTTCTATTACCAAAGATATACAAACCAAAGCCAGTTCCAGAGCTGGTGCTCGAGTAATTACTGTAATTGCTATGGTAATAAAGACACCTGTACCTGCTCCAGTAGCACTTGGTCCACCTGTTTCTGTGAGACGTATGGAAAAAGCATCGCTCTCACTACCGCAGTCAGTCCAGTCTCTGACTGTGTGCGTTATAAGGACCTCTACATCTGCACTGGTGCTCACTATCACATGTACTGTAATACTAGTGTACATGATTTCTATTATAATATTTCCCATCACCACTGTTCGAATATGTACTGTAACTGTGCTGGTAATAAAGACACCTGTGCATGCTCCTCAATTGCCCCATCCTCCTGCTTCTGTACAAATTACACCAATAATATCACCATCCCTGCTGGAGTCAGTCCAGTGTATGACTGTGTGCTTTATAAGGACACATACGTCTGCACTGGTGCTCAGTACCGCATGTACTGCAACACAAGCATGAACAGTTTCAACTACCGGAGAAATACAAACCAATGCCAGATGCAGTGCCAAAATAATAACTGTAACTGTACTGGTAATAAAGACACCTGTACATGCTACAACAGCACTCTGTCCTCCTGCTTCTGTGAGTCTTACGGCAATATCACTGCTCTCACTACAGCTCTCAGTCCAGTTTATGAGTGTGTACATTATAGTGGCCTGTACATTTGCACTGGTGCTCACTATCAGATGTACTGCAACACAAGTGTCCACGATTTCCATTATGATAGAAACCATCACCACTGTTTCAATAACAACTGTTACTGTTATTGCAAAAAGGACACCTGTGCATGCTCCACTAGTGCTCCATCTTCCTGCTTCTCTACAAATTACACCAATAACATCACCATCCCTGCTGGAGTCAGTCCAGTCCATGAGTGTGTGCTTTATGATGACACATACATCTGCACTGGTGCTCAGTACCGCATGTTCTGCAACACAAGCATGCACAATTTCTATTACCAGAGATATACAAACCAAAGCCAGTTCCAGAGCTGGTGCTCGAGTTATTACTGTGACTGCAACTGTAATAAAGACACCTGTAGATGCTCCAGAAGCACTTGGTCCACCTGTTTCTGTGAGTCTTACATCTCCACCACCACAACCACACCCAGTCCAACTACTCCAG CTCCGACTATCACTCTGCCTGATCAATGCAAG AGTCAGGGAGGATGTCTTCAGGATCTACTTCAGCAGCTAGAGAACATTACACAGCTTCCATTATCT GTTGTGACTAAGGTTTTGGACGTGGCTCTGAACACATCAGCTGTAGTTTCGCAGTCAACTGATTCAAAAGAATTAATGGTGAATGGAAATCGTGTATTACAAGCAAGCGAGAAGCTCCTATCTGCACTGGTGAAACCAACAGAGACAAGCGACAATGTCAGTTTTACTCTCGACACAGTAG AGGTAAAAGCCTTCTCGATTGGGCCAAAATTCCCTTCAGAACATTTCCCTCAGCTGGACACAAAAAATGCTTCTATGGACATTGATCTGATCGGGATTGCCAAGAGTAACGAGGAAAAAG GATCTGCTGCTGTGGCTTTCATGAGCTTCACCACAATGGAGAATCTACTGAAGGCCGACTTCTTCAACACAACTAATGACACCATTAAAACCATGATGTCCACTGTGATCTCAGCTACTCTTCCCAAAACCAGCAACACTACACTCACCAAAGCAGTCAACTTCACCTTCAGACACATCAGA GAGTTTGACCCCAACGGTTCTCTGTCCTGTGTGTACTGGAATATCAGCGAGTGGATTGTAGATGGTTGTTCTGTGTTAAACAGCAACAGCAGTCACACTGTGTGTTCCTGTGTTCATCTGTCCACATTCGCTCTCATCATGCAGACCAGCAGCAGTCCACCACCG AGCGGTCTGCTGGATCTGCTGAATCTGGTGTGTGTGATCGTGGGTCTGGTGTTCCTCAGTTTGGCTCTGTTGTCCTTTGCTCTTTGTCAGTGGAGTCCTGGAGTCAATAATGTGGCTCGAATCAACATCTGCATCAGTCTGCTGTCGGCTCACCTTCTGTTGCTGCTCACACAACAGTTCCTGAGCCTCATTCGCCCTCAGCAG GTGTTGTGTGTGGTGATAGCAGGCCTTCTGCACTTCCTCTTCCTCTCCGCCTTTTTGTGGATGTTCATTGAAGCTGTGCTGCTCTTCATCTGTGTCAAGAACCTATCACAGATCAGCTCCAAAAAGAGGGAGGTGCTTAGCAGTGGATTCCTGTGTGTGATTGGATATGTGGTTGCTCTAgttgtggtgtgtgtgtctaTTGGGCTGGTTCCAGAAGGATACGGCAGTGAACA CTGTTGGATTAAAACAGATGAAGGGTTTATCTGGAGTTTTCTGGGTCCTGTTTGTGTCATACTAGCA CTGAACATGATTTTCTTCATCAGGATCGTCATCATTCTGAACTCTCACAAAACTGAACAGTGA
- the LOC130222901 gene encoding adhesion G protein-coupled receptor E3-like produces the protein MYCLISAPIITLPDQCKSQGGCLQDLLQQLENITQLPLSVVTTVLDMALNTSAVVSQSTDSKELAANGNRVLQASEKLLSALVKSTETSDNVSFTLDTVEVKAFSIGPKFPSEHFPQLDTKNASMDIDLIGIAKSNKEKGSAAVAFMSFTTMENLLKADFFNTTNDTIKTMMSTVISATLPKTSNTTLTKAVNFTFRHIRVFDPNGSLSCVYWNISEWIVDGCSVLNSNSSHTVCSCVHLSTFALIMQTSRSPPPSDRLDLLNLVCVIVGLVFFSLALLSFALCQWSPGVNNVARINICISLLSAHLLLLLTQQFLSLIRPQQVLCVVIAGLLHFLFLSAFVWMFIEAVLLFICVKNLSQISPKKREVLSSGFLCVIGYVVALVVVCVSIGLIPEGYGSEQCWIKTDEGFIWSFLGPVCVILALNMIFFIRIVIILNSALTKLNSEVSQMKQTKVMAFKTLGQFVVLGCPWILGFFTDSSEVLQIVFLILNSQQGTFIFLIYCVLNNEIRQQYWKCFTFLCSGNKPSKIN, from the exons ATGTACTGTCTCATTTCAGCTCCGATTATCACTCTGCCTGATCAATGCAAG AGTCAGGGAGGATGTCTTCAGGATCTACTTCAGCAGCTAGAGAACATTACACAGCTTCCATTATCT GTTGTGACTACGGTTTTGGACATGGCTCTGAACACATCAGCTGTAGTTTCGCAGTCAACTGATTCAAAAGAATTAGCGGCAAATGGAAATCGTGTATTACAAGCAAGCGAGAAGCTCCTATCTGCACTGGTGAAATCAACAGAGACAAGCGACAATGTCAGTTTTACTCTCGACACAGTAG AGGTAAAAGCCTTCTCGATTGGACCAAAATTCCCTTCAGAACATTTCCCTCAGCTGGACACAAAAAATGCTTCTATGGACATTGATCTGATCGGGATTGCCAAGAGTAACAAGGAAAAAG GATCTGCTGCTGTGGCTTTCATGAGCTTCACCACAATGGAGAATCTACTGAAGGCCGACTTCTTCAACACAACTAATGACACCATTAAAACCATGATGTCCACTGTGATCTCAGCTACTCTTCCCAAAACCAGCAACACTACACTCACCAAAGCAGTCAACTTCACCTTCAGACACATCAGA GTGTTTGACCCCAACGGTTCTCTGTCCTGTGTGTACTGGAATATCAGCGAGTGGATTGTAGATGGTTGTTCTGTGTTAAACAGCAACAGCAGCCACACTGTGTGTTCCTGTGTTCATCTGTCCACATTCGCTCTCATCATGCAGACCAGCCGCAGTCCACCACCG AGCGATCGGCTGGATCTGCTGAATCTGGTGTGTGTGATCGTGGGTCTGGTGTTCTTCAGTTTGGCTCTGTTGTCCTTTGCTCTTTGTCAGTGGAGTCCTGGAGTCAATAATGTGGCTCGAATCAACATCTGCATCAGTCTGCTGTCGGCTCACCTTCTGTTGCTGCTCACACAACAGTTCCTGAGCCTCATTCGCCCTCAGCAG GTGTTGTGTGTGGTGATAGCAGGCCTTCTGCACTTCCTCTTCCTCTCCGCCTTTGTGTGGATGTTCATTGAAGCTGTGCTGCTCTTCATCTGTGTCAAGAACCTATCACAGATCAGCCCAAAAAAGAGGGAGGTGCTTAGCAGTGGATTTCTGTGTGTGATTGGATATGTGGTTGCTCTAgttgtggtgtgtgtgtctaTTGGGTTGATCCCAGAAGGATACGGCAGTGAACA ATGCTGGATTAAAACAGATGAAGGGTTTATCTGGAGTTTTCTGGGTCCTGTTTGTGTCATACTAGCA CTGAACATGATTTTCTTCATCAGGATCGTCATCATTCTGAACTCAGCTCTCACAAAACTGAACAGTGAAGTTTCACAGATGAAGCAAACCAA GGTTATGGCGTTTAAAACACTGGGTCAGTTTGTGGTTCTTGGTTGTCCTTGGATTCTGGGTTTCTTCACTGATAGCAGTGAGGTGCTGCAGATCGTCTTCCTGATCTTGAACTCTCAGCAGGGAACCTTCATCTTCTTGATCTACTGTGTGCTCAATAATGAG ATCAGACAGCAATACTGGAAATGCTTCACATTTCTCTGCTCTGGAAACAAACCCAGCAAAATCAACTGA